TTTGAGGAGTTTCGTAAGGTGTATCTGATAACAGAGAATGGCGATTTCTCTCAATTTCAGGCCAAATTCAACCTGATCATTGCCATCGCCAGCCTTAGAGATCCTGAAGAAGCAGGATGGCTGGTCAGGAAAATCTGCAAGAACCACCATGCAGAAAAATTGATTCATGTGGAATACCGCATGTTATTTCCTCCCTGGGTGGATCAATTGCTGTTCAATCAGTTAGTACAGACGATCTGTCACGAAATGGCCAGGTATGAGGAGTCTACGTCCAATGCTTTTGAACCGCGATTTTCATTGAGTTTACCCCGAACAGAATCGGGGCCGATCCATTATCAATGGTTACGTGCATTGATGCAGGCAGATCACACCGTGGCTTACATCACAACCAGCGTTGATTTTTGCTTCATTGAAGAAGGTTTTCCACCTAAAAACCAGCGGCTACTGTTTCAGAAAATTCTGGATGATAACCGGAAAAAGTCTGAACAGGCCCTAGCCATTCTGTATCATGTGGGAGAATCTTTTGGTGATAAAAGCCTGGAAAGCGCCATCCGCTGGATTCATGAATCAGCAGAACTGGGGGCACATCGACTGGGGCACGCCCTTGCTCTGGGAATCAATCCTGAGTTGTATCAGGGGCAAACCTCACGGGAAACAGTGGCAGAACGCATGGATCAGATCGACTATGATTTGAAATATTTTCAGGAATTGACACAGCTCGGAATTATGATTGACCGGGATCATTTACAGTCTGAACGTAAAAAACTGCAAGAAATGTCCGGGCAATATATCGAATGTGTTTATGATGCCAACCGTGTGGATGCCTGTAAGAAACGGCAGGATTTTGTGATGGACTATTTGAAGTCCCATCAGGTCTGTGTGGAATCATGTCCAACTTCCAACATGCGGATTGGCAACATTCAAACGCCACTCAGGCATCCGTTGAAACGTTTTTTGGAACGGAACGTTCCTGTTGTGATTGGTAGTGATGATCCCGGATTGTTTGGAGTATCCCTGCCTGCGGAGATGGACTGGATTCGCTCCAATCTTTACCTTTCCGTGGAAAACATGAGTGACTTATCCGGGAATACAGAACGGTTCAGGTCCGAAATCATTTCCGGCAGAACTCTTCTGAAAAAACAGTGAAACTCAACTCCGGAATTCATTGAGTTGAGTTTTCTGTTTGACGTAACGGTTGAAGAAATTCAAGAATCATATCAATCGTGATCTGGTTGGTTTGAGGAGAAAGAATATTCCCGGCGAGTACATGATGCCAACGATCTCCTGAATTATTAATGGTCATTCTTTTTTTATAGGCAGACCCTATTTGTTCATATCTTTTAAGAATGGTATCCACACTGACAACCTGGTCAAAGTCTGAATGAATGAGCAGTACAGGTTGCTGTATTTTTGTGAAATCCTGAGCCTTGAGCAATCCGACAAATCCCATCACTGTTTGTGAAATATTGGTATGCTGGGCATACGTCCAGTTTTGTGCTTGTGCCTCATTGATCGGATCCCAAACCCGATAAGGCCCGGAAACCAGTCGATTGATCACAGGTCCCCACGGCCATAAAATGATTCCAGCCCCTGGAGCCGCAGGCCAAAAATTGGGAGAAATCAGCACAAGAGCCGCAATGTCATGATCCTGCGCATGCTGTAGCGCGGCCCACGTTGCCAGAGCCGCCCCGGTTGAAACACCGGCCAGAATAACACGATCCCCGATCCGGTTGCCAATCGCCAACGCTTCTTCCACATCACGGAGCCAGTCATTCACTGTTACATGCTTCATGGCTTCGGCATATTGTCCATGGCCCGTGAGCCTGGTATAAAACAGA
This sequence is a window from SAR324 cluster bacterium. Protein-coding genes within it:
- a CDS encoding alpha/beta fold hydrolase, whose translation is MMKKWIGGIFVLIVFALMGPRVEVNTAVPPVNLPDDIDQWLQNTESQIPLLRRGADKKIVWLDPVKKNKTPFSVVYLHGFSANRQEIVPVMDEVASKLSANLFYTRLTGHGQYAEAMKHVTVNDWLRDVEEALAIGNRIGDRVILAGVSTGAALATWAALQHAQDHDIAALVLISPNFWPAAPGAGIILWPWGPVINRLVSGPYRVWDPINEAQAQNWTYAQHTNISQTVMGFVGLLKAQDFTKIQQPVLLIHSDFDQVVSVDTILKRYEQIGSAYKKRMTINNSGDRWHHVLAGNILSPQTNQITIDMILEFLQPLRQTENSTQ